In the Diospyros lotus cultivar Yz01 chromosome 13, ASM1463336v1, whole genome shotgun sequence genome, attatattaaagtataatagtttgcaattttttttccctctaaaAATCTACCAAGctatttttgcctctaaaatgtatattaaatttgcatgggttctctgagaaatattaatagacaatttgaattattaattaaatcatagaaaattgtctatttatttaaaatcttatatttatatctttattctatatatataatattaaaatagaatagTCAGgcaaagtattttgtcaagtgtcaatcaatagtgaatttttttcctcaaaaacttacattaaatcaaaggtagtgattaattaattattaattatactttaataattatattatagtcttgaaaatgtgatatcttaacaaattcataaaaaaatatttaaggttgtcaaatgcttgagttttttaatgctaattaatatttaagatatcacatttttaagattatggaagaaatcaaaattcatatttttaaagttttattattatcaaaaaacttattcttactcacatttaagaattttaatttatatttataatataataaatataaaataacgaATGTCGAGcggatatattataaattttataataaatataaaataacgaATGTCGagtggatatattataaattttataatatttatttataaataaatataatataataaataaataaatttataagtattttaccaagtgacctatttaatgtgttaattattctttagcaCATAGAATGATGGTACATTGAATTAAGAGGGTTCTCTATTAATATATTGAAtaacgaataattaattaaacttaatttttcataaaacactgagtattaaaagaaaaaaaagactataattatcaattctcttagaattatttaaaataaccaatttaaTAATTCTAGTTATCATATAAAAGCATTTTAAAAACAGTTGTGTTGGGCCTATATATGGGCCCACAAAATACCTTCGTTGGACAAAAGAAATGCGCTGTATATGGGCCTCATTCTTGGGCTTAGAAAGAACTTGGACTCGAGGAAATCATCGATGACAGCAAACGAAGATCTTTGGGTAAGCATCtcagaaaatatttattataaagatggtatcatataattttcttaagcTATTATCGcgaataattatattattataatacatgtattattaattaaattattcaaatacaATACAAGAATTAGGGGTTATAATGCATGTATTATTGGCTCAATATGCAACAACAACtaacttatttaatattttatataaaatttgattaaaaaatcatttaataattGCTTCCTATGAAAAccatatgggaagttcaaatgACAACTAGCTGCATGTGTTGGAGACAAATTTTAGGGAAGCTGCAGTACTGGAGAGCGATGAATGAACGGAATGGCTCAGATTGAGTCACATGCATGGCTACATGAGCAAGACCCTATGGAGGGGCAGATGGCTGCAGGTCTGATCGATATTGTTATATCAGTATCTATTAGTCTTGTTTCAGATGTTTTTTGTGAAATAGGTTCAGATGAATGAACCCAAATACGTTCAATTTGGGTTTATCATTGTGAAATTTGGCCTCATCGTAGAATCAAAGGGAGGGAAagagcgagagaaagagagggacaATAGAACAAATGTTGACACCATCCTTAGAGAGAAGGGACCCCATCGCCATGAACTGTTGTCATCACCGTTACTGTTGCTATATGCCATGGCAAAccaacagagaaagagagaattaatagatggagagagagagagagagagagagagagagagtttaagGAGAGAGAacgaaaaatgaaaaaggagaaaaacaatttaaaatataagagtgctctaattaatttcaaatatttaaccGAGCTTAATTAAcggaagagagagaaattgtaacataatattaattttaaaggtatttgttatattttattaaatataaaaatgaaaaagccAACAAATATATGGAATTGGGAGATAAATATAATTAAGGGGTACAGAAATCTCACAATTGGGCCCTCATCACTTCGCCGTTCCGGCCATATGAATCATGCAAGGCTCCAGAAACACAAAACAACACCAACTATAAGCAGGATCTCAAATTATGTACatgtacacacatatatatacatacaatacACAGCACCTCCCTGCGCCGCCGGAGAGTCTCGCCGCGGGCTCCGCTACGTGTCTGATTCTGTCACCCGGCAGCCGGCGGCTCAGTCCTAttcttcaaaatttattttatatttcttttttctgcTGTTACACGATCAAGTACTAATTCTAGTCgccctagctagctagcaagGGCAACGAAAACGCCGCTGTTTGGATTTGATCTAGTGACGGAGGCGGTTGTTGGCGTCATCTTTGTCGCCTCTTCCGGCGGAGCCCCTCTCCTCCCTGCTTTTGGCATAGGCCTCGAAGAACTCCTTGTTTTCCTTCTCCAGCTCCTTCCACACTGTTCCACAATCAAACCAAAATCACCATTATCGCAAATGtcaatggttttttttttctttttaatatatatatatataggattttAATCTCTTAAACACATACTAAGCAACactaattcaaatataatgattacATAAGAGTCACCTATTTAATTCGTTTGACACaacaatattatatttaatttattacatCAACTTacttaatataaattaagtaactttgtttaaaaaattaaaattatatatatatctatagagagagagagagagagagagagagagaggaagccACAGGATAAGAAGCGTGTATTTAAcaggaaaaatattaatatatgcgTATGGTCAACTTCAAGTTGTTTGTATGATTTCATTCTCTGCTAATTAATAATAGATGATCACCTGTGGAGGTGATGAGAGGCTCAATCTTTGCATGCTTCGAGAGAGCCTCCATGCACTCTTCCCTGCTCATGTTGAAGATGATGCACTCTTCTATAAGGTGGTGAACCTGCATCACCCataatcattatcatcatcatcatcatcatatgtCTTGATCGatcaatatatgtatttatatacataCGACGAAGAATatagggggggagagagagagagagataccaTACGGATGTATGAAGCAGAAGATTCACCCATGATCGATCCCGTCTAATGAGAATCGCAGAAGAGCCCAGATCGATGCAGAAGAGACTGGATTTTCCCGAGAAAATCAGAAtcagaagagaaagaaagcgGGGTACAGAAAAAGGTTAACTAGAGGAGAGGGAAAGCAAGAGAAAAGGGGAGGCGAGGTGTGATATTCAAGAAAGCTAAATTGCTTCTCCGTATATTTTACACGTTTCCAAGATGGGTTGGGTTTGGGAAGGTCGATCCAGATGAGCATACACGAATGTCAAAGGGTCTATCAGCCTATGCCCTTCATACTgatgatataatttattaatgtttatatatatatatatattggaggAATAGATTATAAtccttaaaatatttaaatattcaatctTTTATAATCATGTTTGGATACATATATAAATCAGAACATTTGATTTTGTCCCCAAATTacaattctttttaaaaaaataaaatatcattcaaaatatttctatcaAAAATGATTTCTTTACTATTAAGTCTCGCAAAATTAGGAATGTCAATaaacaattcttttttttttttttgttcatatatataaacGCAGCCTCATTAAAACTATATATGTCATTTTCCCATGCCATGCCAACGTGATTATATATTActggaataaaaataaaaataaaaaaaggggaaaaagggAGTGATGGGTGACCTAAGCGGGGGGTGGTGGGGCCAGGAGTCCCACGTGGGAGGAGAAAGATGATTGGCGGGGAGGAGATGAGGACAGATTCTACGGAATTGCCCGAATTTTGTTGGGACGTGGCCACTGCGTCACTCTCCACGTGACAACTGGGCCCCGCCATCCTCCAAGGCGGCATCCCCTCTCGGGTCGGGTCAGCCTGTCCAGCAAATAACGGAGGCAGATGGACCCCGCTGACTGACGGGAGTAACTCCCGGACTACTTGCCGTTTACTTCTCCTGCCGTCAAATGAGACAAAATCTTGAAACGGTTTGCACTTGTGCAGCGGCCTGTCACTCCTTGTATAGCGGACCCAATTCTTTaaacttaataaattatattattgttaaaatttgagTTGAATTAAtcgaataaattaattaatttaaaaaattgaaaaaacttgAACCCatcgaaaagaaaaaaaaaaaccaaagtgCAATAATCAAGTGATCAATACGAATTAACAACAATTACTGAAGACCCtcaatctaaatttattttaagccATTGATCAATATGAATTAACAATAACCAAGCGAtcaatacaaattaaaaaatcaaaattattttaagccaTTGACCATTATTTTGAAAACCCTCAATCCAAAGGTTGCCATCATTTCCTCCATTTGCGTATAAAGACATCCTAATTGGTAAATCGAGTAGCATACgaacagaagaagaaaagcGCAAGAACAGTGAAGTTGTTACGAGAGAGAAAGCGAAATAAAGGAAAGATCAAAACCCTAATCCAACAATTAGGTattgatctttcattgtttttatGGATTGAATGTGAGATGTATAGAAGATAGTGGTGAGAGTGTTGTAATTTCTTGGTTGATTAAGCGTTAtattctttgtttcttcttacTTCTGTTATTGGTTCTGATTTCGTTGTAATCGTTGtaaatctctataaatttattgtctATTATTGGTGGATTGACTATAATAAAGCCCTGTCGTAAATATAATTGTTTTGATTCGAATACGTAAAGGTTATGTTCATTTTTCTGTTTGCATTGTGTgtgtaatttttgtttctttgattttgtttgaaaaatttgTGGATCTTGGTATTGTCGTGGTTTAGTTGTGTGTGTTTAtttcatatgtattaacaatcCAAGTTCTAATACAAACTATCTCTAGGGtttctttctccaaaaataaCTAGTCCGGAAAAGTTGAGGATTTATGGGAAAGCTAATATAGCAACCAAAGGGCTTAGTTTTGACAATAAGCATCGTACGTCGAGACTCAAAATAATTACAGAGGTGACAGGCCATTTTGTTTgggctaaaaaataaatgaataagatCGAATAACAACCAAGAGGTTCAAAATAAATGGGTGAGttgctagttttttttttatatatatcttttgacttgagttaaatttatttttttatatttaaaaattaaaaatatgtatgaAGTGTCAAGATGATCCTTGTACTTGCATGGGTATTAGATTGATCCTCATAATTTTGAAAGGGTCACATTCACTTTTTATAATGACATTGAGAATCATCTAAATATCTTCAATAGATAAAAggaatataaacttaaaaaaaaaaatggggggtTAACGTGGCTCTTAATTTGTTAGGAAGGTCAATCTAGGACTCATGCCAAACTGTTGGGTGCTACCCCACACTTCACcctaaacaaataaataatgtaAACAAGAAAATGTTTAGTGTAAATTACAATAGGTAGTCTTGAGGTTCagtgtaaatataaaaaatggtaCTTTTTAACATCTTGAAAATTATACCCATTTTTCTTGACTTTACAAAACTCCTATAGATCCCCCCCTCCTGCCCCCCTTAATagaaaactatttttaaaaataaatacttttataGCTCTATctcctttctctttttataaaccccatggttttttttttctttttttctccgaCACCAAAGGTGATGACCCATTTGCTCTACCAATACGCAACCACTCCCAACCACTCTCTAGTTAGATCCTAGCACTCTAGCCAACAATTgctaatatttaattaatgctACATCTTAGTGATAAGGTTCTTATctaaagagaaataaaaaaataagtgcGATATATATTCGTACAGTTAAATTAGTTTGTTCTTAGATAAACCCAATTATGATCTAATGGTCTCCAAAAAATGAAACAGATGCCATTATCTTAACCAATAAGTGGGGTTCCAAATAGCTAAAATTTGGCAAAAAGAAAGaagtgaaaaagaaggaaagaaaaataatataaaaataaaatatctattttactctattttttttttttttacaatatacGAGGTTTTTGTCATTTCTAAAAGCACAAAAATACACGACAGATGCTACAATCCAATCATATAATAATTGTGTTGTACGGACTTAGAAACTAAAATTGACTATCATATTTGACAATTTAAACATATAGCATCGTTTAATAAGACTATATAATATCGTATATTCAATAATTTCTGTGGCGATGCAAAGGCCAAGGAAGCCCCAACTCATGGGCAACGTGCGAGTGCCGGCAGCCGTGGAGATGGATAATTCATAGTTGGGAAAAGTCTAGACAGCCTGACGAGCTTATCGATCGAATtataaaaaagagataaaaagataaatttgtcTCCACGCCTTGCTTTTTTTTCTCATGGATTGCCCCACCCCTACTCTCTCATCTTCCTTCCCCTCCCATGGCCATTGTCTCGTCGCTGCCTTCGCCTCATTGTCGCGTCTCGCTAGCATCACCTCGTCTCGTTGTCATCGCCGCCTCGCCTCGTAGATAGTTGTTACCTCGTCGACAATCATTGCCTCGTCGACAGTCGTTGTATTGACTATTGACGAGGCGAGGGGACAGCAATAGCGAGATAATAGTCATGAGAGGAGAGATGAGAGAGCAAGGGCGGAGACAATGAcctattttgtaaatttacaaaatggATGGAGACAAATTCATCATTTTATCCCATTGATATATACCCACTGCAGTTAGTTACTCTTTGCACGGCGCTATTCTCAAGTGTCTATGTCTCTCTTGCCGCTTTCTCGTTCGCCTTCGTACCAAAATAGAGAAAGATAAATTTTGTTATCGTGAGAAGATGATTTTAATGTTGATTAATTAAAGACCATTAAAAATACTGCCAAATGGGTACTTAAAAGTGCATGTTTGTCTTAAACCCCACCTTGATAACGTCCTATAACTCTTGCGTTCAGTGGCCTGCAAGAGGACTGCACCATTTGATTATATTTTGGTTAGACTTGTGAATGGTCCAAGGATGAAGGCTTGATGAATCCTACTTAAAAgcgaaaaatgatttttcttatCTGGAAGAGTATGAAAAATGGATGTATAATAGTAAGGGattatgatatttttctcttaataaGAAAGTGAGGTATAAGCTCTAATTTGGTGATTATTGTGACTATGTTTCTCACGGTAGTTGTTAAAGATTTGACCTTATGGGGGGATACGGACTTGTCAAAATTTTGTTGGTTTACCCATCTGCCATCATGTGCACTTGATACTTACGCAGTCTATACTTGAAGAAAGACAATGGTTCTAGGTTTCTTGTGATAAAAAATTGATGTGTGATGGGTTAAATTTCACCAATAAATTAAGGTTTTAAGTCCGTAAAAGAAAATGGGTTAAATTTCACCAATAAATTAAGGTTCTAAGTCCGCAAAAGAAAAGACTCAAAAATGGGCTATCGCACCAGAGCTTGGAAGACCTAAAGTTCTCTTGGAGACTCTTGCAAAGCAATTTtgcaaaagagagagaaaaaaaaaaagaggtctCCCAAAAACCCTCCCACAGGTATTCCCCTTAAAATAGCACAAACAGGTAACTTCAAAAATTCATCTAGTAATCTTATAAAGGATAACCTTTATCTATATAAAGAGTTCAAATCTTAGTTAATCTCTCAATATCATATATACTTATCTTCAATTCTTAaattcttctataaataaacaaGACATCATTACTCAAAATAAGTTAGTTCTACTTGTGAAAAGATTCTACTAACTCTTCTAAATTCGAGAATTTAACtaagtatcagagtgtttgtaCAGAAAATGTCTCACACCTTTTAATCGATTTCTTTCTTATAAAGTCTTGGCAACATGAACACGGatttctcaataaataaatttattgttgtttttaggaaacaacaaaaacatatatcTATACTATATAAACAAAcatcaaattttagttttataaaactttatcaaataaCGTGTTCTcaaaaaatactcttttatgtattttcaataaaaaaaaaacaaaaatttaacaagATTTCAACTCATcacttttaaataataattaatttcttaaaacaattttatcaCTATAGCAAAactcattttgtttaaaaaaaataaaattgaacaaTTACTGCAAAACGTGgtctaataaatttttactttaaaattttttattttttttatatgtacataacACGAATCATTCTTtcaatacaagaaaatttaagCTCTTAATCAATACATCAAAATTAAGTTTCTTACACAATTCTCCCCAATTTCAATTCTCCCCAATTTAGGaggaatggaaaaaaaaaaagactttaaaaaggaataattaaaaatatttccattCTAATCCATTTTACCATAAATATTTTTCCTCTGTAAACGAGTACCCCTTAATATCAATAACACTGTTAGGTTGCATTATTGTAAGGGGGCAAAAGTACAAATATGATAAATTAGATTACCATCATTGTTAGGTCGCATTACCGTCTGAGTGTAtggttaaaatattaatttagtcATGTCACAATAGTTAATATATTGTTTGCGGGTGCGATTACAGCTAGAGATGATGATGGCAGGGTTCATTGTTACTTACTGccaatttttaagaattttttaaggCGACACCCATCCCATGAAGGGCCACCAAGCTTGAGATCGGGTACAAATTTCCAATCGCACGTCTCGACAATTTGTTTGTACCTACCCACACCACACCACACCACAAAAGTTAGTGGTATATTAAATTGGATTTTTTGCACTTTCTTTCTTTCGGTCACGAGTGCCCAACTCTTCCTATTGCACCATCAAGTTTCTTTCACCTAGCTTGTAAGCTATGGTTAAAAACAAAAGAGCAGGAAAATAAAGGTACAGAtaattatgagtttaaattctgaaaataatCCCAACAAATTAAGAGAAATGTTGCGTGCAGAAAATAACCTCCTGGCCTTACAAAAGAGCTTCAGCACTAAAAACTACTTGCTggaaatgtttttctttttacttttttaagaaaaaagcCAAGGGCAAAGGGTAAGACCTTTTAAGGAACGAAAAGGATGAGGGATGATGAATCTCCAAGGGTTGGTCTAATGATGGTAAGAAATTATAATAACTTCCCCTATGATTATGCTTTAAATTTCTTTGAAAATGAACTCAAAAACACAAATGTCTTGATGCTTacttgatttttaaattattatgcGTGCCCGATAAGTTcattgtgaaaaaaatatattaaaaaaaaaaaagtcaaggACGACTCGGAACATTTTTACATGTACACAAGGCTTTCTTTTACTGCCACGATCCTTGGGCTTTCCCTAAAATTCCTCCTCTTTGAAGGTTCAATGACTCGAATAATGTAACTTGAGCAGGTGAGGATCAACAAAAGCAATGGCCTCAGTACCCCTTCATTTATGTGATTCCAGCAACCTGTACATAGCAACTGCATAACATAGGCTTGAATTGCAAATTGCTTACATTAAAGCCTGTAACTCCAGCACATTGTGTAATGGCAAACTTGATAGCCATCAGCACCAATGAAGTTGGTAAGATTTGGCAGCAGCTTTGGCGACATAACTCAAGCTGTGAAGCCCAGCCCGCCTTTTAAGTGCAGAAAAGGCTCCTCTCCAGTACGATCATTCTCCAATCTGTTATTCTTTTGTTTTGAAATCCAGtttatagagaaagagagggagttAAATAACGAAGAGAGAAGCAATACGCGGGCATAACTTAATTTATCGGCTTCTTCACAAATGCAATGAAATAAGCCGGGACTTGTCAGGTAGGTATTCAACCCCGAATACAACCGACGTAATTGGTAGGGGGAAGAATGGACAAATGCGGAAGAAGGGTGTACAATTCTATACATAACACCTAGGCAAAGTACAGCAGAAGCAATGTTGTCAGTGATAAGTACCCATGGCTTCAATTGTTTTTTTGTCGTTCTTGATTTCTTTAAGACTTTTTTGGCTTGAGATTTATCATATACGCTGATAAAAGCATAGACGAGATCCAGTTACAAGGGATAGCCACACCTTCTCATATCTCTTGTGAAGAACGGATGTCGGAGAGCTTCCCTCGCTTTGAGCCTATCTGCAGGTTCGTACCGCAAGAGCCCTTGCAAGAGATCAATCAGATCACCAGCAGAGTGATCCACATGCTGCATTATCAGGTtctgcaattaaaaaaaaaaaaaaaaaaatccaagatCAAAATATTAAAGAGAACTGACAGTGGGAAGTAAAAAGTAAGGAGAATTAAGACATGGTCAAAGTCATaactaaatatcattttaattatgGAAATGCAGAACTGGAAAACATACATGAAACTTCAAGACACATCTAATTGATGGAATAGTTCACAAAACCATATGTTtcttctttcctattttttcataaaccCCAACATGTGATTGTTGCCATGTGTACTTCTCCAGACTCCACATGCCACCATCAATTACAAGTGAGAAAGCTTGTTAAGTGTAGATAAGTGCGATTGCATAGGGGGAAGCAGTTTAATGGCAAACTATGAAACCCAGGGAACAGGTCACACCAGTTAACTCAACTATAACTTTCTAAGGATAATGCTGCCTAACATGACCGAGATGCTATTGAATATCTTGTTTGGCACAAATGCAGAAAGAATAAGCTGTaagaaaacaaaagttaaaagaCTTCTGGTAGCATTTTAGAAATCTATTCATTTGCAAAactaaaatgatgaaaaatcataCACAAAATCCATCTGATTGTAGAATTTTGACCaaaacaaaaacccaaaaacaaaaatataaaaacagcaacaacaaaaaaaacaaataaaaaaaaaagcaataacCCTTCCAAAACCGATAAAAGAGTCATTTCCACAAATTCACTTCAATATTGACTCTTGAAAGAGAGAAGTGGTGACTGAAAATAATCATGTCTTCCATCTTATCGAGAGTTCTAGGGAGCTTAAAAGTGGTCCAGGAGTTCTGTGACCCACAAGATGACAGAAGATGCTGTCACACCTGTGTCTGTCACTCAATACATAACACCACTGGCATCTTGGCggatagaagaaaaaaatagcaAGTAAAGCAATCGCATACTCAAATCTTAGCCAGAATTGTGAAGAGTGTCAGAAATGATTAAAAGTGGCTCAAGAGATATCTATTACTACAAGCAGTGTACTGTCACCCTTGTGCCTGTCACTTAACATGCCCCCTTCCACCTCCAAGCACTACCAGTTGAAAAGTTTTAACGGAATACAATCACTATTCCCATGAAGAATGGCTAGTGCATCTATCCATGCAAACTATGTTGTAAGAAAacgaaaaacaacaaaaacaggaaaaaagaattagatatttaataaaagcTGAAAGAGTTATCATTAATTTGACAACTAGAGAAACAAGCATGAATAAAAACTTCAACAATGAAAATACATTTAGTAATTTAATCCAATATCTTTCACAACAGTGGTGCCAGTTTCTCCCTTCTATTGTTTTTTAAGCATATCAAGGGGACTCCATTAAGTATCAATCCAATAAAGAATTTGAAAGCAGGGAAAACCTATAGTAGCCTCATTTTATCTGCCCTAtgctttttcctctttttttttttttaatttggtagAAATTTTGCATACACATATAAAgctattgttattatttttttaatttggaagaaattttgCATGCAGATAGAAAGCTAGCAGTGAGCTATCAACATAGACTTCAAGTCAAAACAAAACTTTGCCCCATTAAACCAAATAAAACAATGTTACATAAGTAATCAGTGCCATATGGTTCTAGTAATATTTGAAGAACAAGATCTACTAATTACCTGTAGACGGGGCAATTTCCAAACTGCTCTCATACTTTCTCTTGAGGTGGCACCCTCAGGCCAATCCAGTCGTGCACCCCTCCTGAAATATTTCTCAGCGCGGCGGCTTGGGGGagcggggagagagagagagttatacacaaaattaatgaGGAGAATTGTGTGGACTGAACTACTAAAATGATTGATCTTACTCTGCTCTAATAATCATATGTTGCGGCAGTGGCCCCAACACTCTCTCCATCATAGCTAGATGTTCCAAGTTCTCATGTGTCTGGAAAAGGGCTTCCCCCTGTTCATGAACAATATAGAAGATcaagtaaataaataagaatattcATCATGGCAATTGAATGCATTCAGTGATAAGTGAATAGAACAAACAGGATTTGACATTAAACCCTACACATGGTGATCTCTCACTAATACAAACAATCAGGTATCAAAGTTGTGTCGACAGCTTTCTATGGGTGTGTTCAAAACTTTGTAGTTTCTGTGCTGAGCACACAAAATAAGACATGCTTTGTCTCAAAGCTCCACGTGCTCACTGCTGCTGCTGTTTTCTTTTGATCGGCCGTTGCCTATGTTGATAGGTTTTCTGTAAATGTACAAAAATTCTACTAAattgaaacaaacaaaaaaaagcaTGTAGCAGAGACCGTGATGCTACTTAAGGTTTCCCTCCTTGCAGATTGCTGTTTGCCTAGGCCAATGGTTTTCTTCCACACTATAAGTCGCATTCTCCACATTACAAACGTCAAGTAGCTTGGCCACACAACTCCCCCTCCTGTCAAACAGTAGGTAGCGGCCAACACACGTATATATGTACGCAGGTATGCATATTACCAAAACATCTATGCCTCTTACGGACGTGAGATATACATTtcatcgacgcataagttcaaatgaaataaggcaagcattaaaaaagatgaaaaatcataaggcggtgggaccggataatataccaatagaatcATGAAAATgtatgggagaagagggcatctcctggctaacgaaattatttaatgcgatccttaaaacaaaaaagatgccagatgagtggaggaa is a window encoding:
- the LOC127788870 gene encoding uncharacterized protein LOC127788870, producing MGESSASYIRMVHHLIEECIIFNMSREECMEALSKHAKIEPLITSTVWKELEKENKEFFEAYAKSREERGSAGRGDKDDANNRLRH